One Microbacterium sp. No. 7 genomic window carries:
- the lpdA gene encoding dihydrolipoyl dehydrogenase — translation MTVHTADLVVLGGGSGGYAAALRAAELGRSVVIVEQDRLGGTCLHRGCIPTKALLHVAEVAEVVRTAASVGVAASIDAIDAAQALEYRAGIVAKKHKGLQGLVAARGIQVVTGAGRVLPDAAVAVGDDVYRGGDLVLATGSVSRTLPGLEIGGRIITSEEALALSEVPATVVILGGGVIGVEFASAWRSLGAEVTIVEAAPRLVPAEDPALSKALERAFRKRGIATRLGARFSAADAADDAVTVTLDSGASLRADYLLVAVGRGPATSGLGLEEAGIAVDRGWVTVDERLQTSVPHVWAVGDIVPGLQLAHRGFQQGIFVAEQIAGLDPVPVPESTIPRVTYCSPELASVGLTEQQARDAHGDRVVAYEYSLAGNAKSEIVGTGGVVKVVRLADGPVVGVHLAGDRVGELITEGQLAVGWEAHPEDIAPFLHAHPTQSEALGEAFLALAGKPLHAL, via the coding sequence ATGACCGTTCACACCGCCGACCTCGTCGTGCTGGGCGGCGGCAGCGGCGGCTACGCGGCCGCCCTGCGCGCGGCCGAGCTGGGACGCTCCGTCGTCATCGTCGAGCAGGACCGGCTCGGCGGCACCTGCCTCCACCGCGGCTGCATCCCGACCAAGGCGCTCCTGCACGTCGCCGAGGTCGCCGAGGTCGTGCGCACCGCGGCGTCGGTGGGCGTCGCGGCGTCGATCGACGCGATCGACGCCGCGCAGGCGCTCGAGTACCGCGCCGGCATCGTCGCGAAGAAGCACAAGGGCCTGCAGGGCCTCGTGGCCGCCCGCGGCATCCAGGTCGTCACGGGCGCGGGCCGCGTGCTGCCCGATGCCGCCGTCGCGGTCGGCGACGACGTCTATCGCGGCGGCGACCTCGTGCTCGCCACCGGCTCCGTGAGCCGTACGCTGCCGGGCCTGGAGATCGGCGGCCGCATCATCACGAGCGAGGAGGCGCTCGCCCTCTCCGAGGTCCCGGCGACGGTCGTGATCCTCGGCGGCGGCGTCATCGGCGTGGAGTTCGCGAGTGCGTGGCGATCGCTCGGCGCCGAGGTGACGATCGTCGAGGCGGCCCCCCGCCTCGTGCCGGCCGAGGATCCCGCCCTCAGCAAGGCGCTCGAGCGCGCCTTCCGCAAGCGCGGCATCGCGACCCGGCTCGGCGCCCGGTTCTCGGCCGCCGACGCCGCGGACGACGCCGTCACTGTCACCCTCGACAGCGGCGCCTCGCTGCGGGCCGACTACCTGCTGGTCGCCGTCGGTCGCGGCCCCGCCACGAGCGGCCTCGGCCTCGAGGAGGCGGGCATCGCGGTCGACCGCGGCTGGGTCACGGTCGACGAGCGCCTGCAGACCTCCGTGCCGCACGTCTGGGCCGTCGGCGACATCGTCCCGGGGCTCCAGCTCGCGCATCGCGGATTCCAGCAGGGCATCTTCGTCGCCGAGCAGATCGCGGGCCTCGATCCCGTCCCCGTGCCCGAGAGCACCATCCCCCGCGTCACCTACTGCAGCCCCGAGCTCGCCTCGGTCGGGCTCACCGAGCAGCAGGCGCGCGACGCGCACGGCGATCGCGTCGTCGCATACGAGTACAGCCTCGCGGGCAACGCGAAGAGCGAGATCGTCGGCACGGGCGGCGTCGTGAAGGTCGTGCGCCTGGCCGACGGGCCGGTCGTCGGCGTGCACCTGGCGGGCGACCGGGTCGGCGAGCTCATCACCGAGGGACAGCTCGCCGTGGGCTGGGAGGCGCACCCCGAGGACATCGCGCCGTTCCTGCACGCGCACCCGACGCAGAGCGAGGCCCTCGGCGAGGCCTTCCTCGCCCTGGCGGGCAAACCGTTGCACGCCCTTTGA
- a CDS encoding leucyl aminopeptidase has protein sequence MPFPQLSSSTAPPRESDADAIVLALPPLAAAETALDDWPGLAEALTAVGFTGTLHQTMRVFVPQSSALPIIAVGTGTEPDATALRDAVGAAVRTTTGFERLAVAAPTAGDALWSAIAEGAVLGGYRFEGYKTDPGKLRAAHVVVHSGAAPADDELSRAHTIGATVALVKDLENTPAQWLGPQDFAERAVEAIDGLPIEAEVLDEHELAERGFGGILGVGQGSDRPPRFIRLDYAPEGADRHVALVGKGITFDTGGLSLKPAASMVGMKYDMTGAAIALAVTRAAAALGLPVRVSAWLCIADNMPSGRATRPGDVLRMLDGTTVEVLNTDAEGRLVLADGLVAASRARPDVIVDVATLTGAITVALGTRHVGVMGDGETVNAYLEAARRAGELAWPLPLPDHMEDELDSPIADLQNAKIGDPAGGSLFAGLFLRRFVGRTSDEADAPRIPWVHLDIAGVGMNKGAGYGATDRGPTGATVRSLIEFVAGGGR, from the coding sequence ATGCCGTTCCCTCAGCTGTCGAGTTCCACCGCGCCGCCCCGCGAATCCGACGCCGACGCCATCGTGCTCGCGCTTCCGCCGCTCGCCGCGGCGGAGACGGCGCTCGACGACTGGCCCGGCCTCGCGGAGGCGCTCACCGCCGTCGGCTTCACGGGAACGCTGCACCAGACGATGCGCGTGTTCGTGCCGCAGTCGTCGGCGCTGCCGATCATCGCCGTCGGCACGGGGACCGAGCCCGATGCGACCGCGCTGCGCGACGCCGTCGGCGCGGCGGTGCGCACCACGACGGGATTCGAGCGGCTCGCCGTCGCCGCACCGACGGCGGGCGACGCGCTCTGGTCGGCGATCGCGGAGGGCGCCGTGCTCGGGGGCTACCGCTTCGAGGGCTACAAGACCGACCCGGGCAAGCTGCGCGCCGCGCACGTCGTCGTGCACAGCGGCGCCGCCCCGGCCGACGACGAGCTGTCGCGGGCGCACACGATCGGCGCGACGGTCGCGCTCGTCAAGGACCTGGAGAACACGCCGGCGCAGTGGCTCGGCCCGCAGGACTTCGCCGAGCGCGCCGTCGAGGCGATCGACGGGCTGCCCATCGAGGCCGAGGTCCTCGACGAGCACGAGCTGGCCGAGCGCGGCTTCGGCGGCATCCTCGGCGTCGGCCAGGGATCCGACCGGCCGCCGCGCTTCATCCGCCTCGACTACGCGCCCGAGGGCGCCGACCGTCACGTCGCGCTCGTGGGCAAGGGCATCACGTTCGACACGGGCGGCCTCTCGCTGAAGCCCGCCGCGAGCATGGTCGGGATGAAGTACGACATGACCGGTGCGGCGATCGCGCTCGCGGTGACCCGCGCGGCGGCGGCCCTGGGCCTGCCCGTGCGGGTGTCGGCCTGGCTCTGCATCGCCGACAACATGCCCTCCGGCCGGGCCACGCGCCCCGGCGACGTGCTGCGCATGCTCGACGGCACGACCGTCGAGGTGCTCAACACCGACGCGGAGGGGCGCCTGGTGCTCGCCGACGGGCTCGTCGCCGCGAGCCGCGCCCGGCCCGACGTGATCGTCGACGTCGCGACGCTGACCGGCGCGATCACGGTCGCGCTCGGCACCCGCCATGTCGGCGTCATGGGCGACGGCGAGACCGTGAACGCCTACCTGGAGGCGGCGCGGCGCGCCGGCGAGCTCGCCTGGCCGCTGCCGCTCCCCGACCACATGGAGGACGAGCTCGACTCCCCCATCGCCGATCTGCAGAACGCGAAGATCGGCGACCCCGCGGGCGGATCGCTGTTCGCCGGCCTCTTCCTGCGCCGCTTCGTCGGCCGCACGAGCGACGAGGCCGACGCCCCCCGCATCCCGTGGGTGCACCTCGACATCGCGGGCGTCGGCATGAACAAGGGCGCGGGCTACGGCGCCACCGACCGCGGTCCGACCGGCGCGACGGTGAGATCGCTCATCGAGTTCGTCGCGGGCGGTGGACGATGA
- the sucB gene encoding 2-oxoglutarate dehydrogenase, E2 component, dihydrolipoamide succinyltransferase, with protein sequence MSTPVVLPALGESVTEGTVTRWLKKVGDTVQADEGLLEISTDKVDTEIPSPISGVLEQILVDEDETVEVGAVLAHIGDGSAAPAAAPEPAAAAPAPEAAPEPAPAPEPAAAPAPAPAAAAPAAASDARDIVLPELGESVTEGTVTRWLKQVGDTVEVDEPLLEISTDKVDTEIPSPIAGTLVEILVAEDETVAVGSALARVGSGAPAAAPAPAAAPEAPAPEPVAAPAPPAPEAPAAAPAPAPAAPAAAPAPAPAAPAPAAPAPAAPAPAAPADAPAADDGAVAYVTPLVRRLAQQQGVDLATVAGTGVGGRIRKEDVLKAAEAASAAPAPAAAAPAAAPAPLEVSPLRGTTQPMSRLRKVLAERAVASMQQTAQLTTVVEVDVTRLAAFRDQVKAEFLQKTGDKLSFLPFFAAAAAEALRAFPIVNATVDGTDIVYPATENLSIAVDTERGLLTPVLRDAGSKDIAQIAREIADLAARTRDNKLKPDELAGGTFTLTNTGSRGALFDTPVVFLPQSAILGTGVVIKRPGVVSVDGKDAISVRSYVYLALSYDHRIVDGADAARFLGAVKARLEAADFAAQLGI encoded by the coding sequence ATGAGCACACCCGTGGTCCTCCCCGCGCTCGGCGAGAGCGTCACCGAGGGTACGGTGACACGCTGGCTCAAGAAGGTCGGTGACACCGTCCAGGCCGACGAGGGCCTGCTCGAGATCTCGACCGACAAGGTCGACACCGAGATCCCCTCGCCGATCAGCGGCGTCCTGGAGCAGATCCTGGTCGACGAGGACGAGACCGTCGAGGTCGGCGCCGTGCTCGCGCACATCGGCGACGGCTCCGCCGCGCCGGCCGCGGCTCCCGAGCCCGCGGCGGCCGCACCCGCCCCGGAGGCCGCTCCCGAGCCCGCCCCGGCCCCTGAGCCCGCCGCCGCACCCGCCCCGGCTCCCGCCGCTGCGGCCCCGGCCGCGGCATCCGACGCGCGCGACATCGTGCTCCCCGAGCTCGGCGAGAGCGTGACGGAGGGCACCGTGACCCGCTGGCTCAAGCAGGTGGGCGACACGGTCGAGGTCGACGAGCCGCTGCTCGAGATCTCGACCGACAAGGTCGACACCGAGATCCCCTCGCCGATCGCGGGAACGCTCGTCGAGATCCTCGTCGCCGAGGACGAGACCGTCGCCGTCGGCTCGGCCCTCGCCCGCGTCGGCTCGGGCGCCCCGGCTGCCGCCCCGGCACCCGCCGCCGCGCCGGAGGCACCGGCCCCCGAGCCCGTCGCGGCCCCCGCTCCGCCGGCGCCCGAGGCGCCCGCCGCCGCGCCGGCTCCGGCCCCGGCAGCACCGGCCGCAGCCCCCGCTCCGGCTCCGGCGGCTCCCGCTCCGGCAGCCCCGGCTCCGGCAGCCCCGGCTCCTGCCGCACCGGCGGACGCGCCCGCGGCGGACGACGGCGCGGTCGCGTACGTGACCCCGCTCGTCCGCCGTCTCGCTCAGCAGCAGGGCGTCGACCTGGCCACCGTGGCCGGCACCGGCGTGGGCGGTCGCATCCGCAAGGAGGACGTGCTCAAGGCGGCAGAGGCCGCGAGCGCCGCGCCCGCCCCCGCTGCGGCCGCTCCCGCCGCCGCGCCCGCTCCCCTGGAGGTGTCGCCGCTGCGCGGCACGACCCAGCCGATGTCGCGTCTGCGCAAGGTGCTGGCGGAGCGCGCCGTCGCGTCGATGCAGCAGACCGCCCAGCTCACGACCGTCGTCGAGGTGGACGTCACGAGGCTGGCCGCGTTCCGCGACCAGGTGAAGGCGGAGTTCCTGCAGAAGACGGGCGACAAGCTCTCGTTCCTGCCGTTCTTCGCCGCCGCGGCGGCCGAGGCGCTGCGGGCGTTCCCGATCGTCAACGCGACGGTGGACGGCACCGACATCGTCTACCCCGCGACCGAGAACCTCTCGATCGCGGTCGACACGGAGCGCGGCCTGCTCACGCCCGTGCTGCGCGACGCCGGCTCGAAGGACATCGCGCAGATCGCGCGCGAGATCGCCGACCTGGCCGCGCGCACGCGCGACAACAAGCTCAAGCCCGACGAGCTGGCCGGCGGCACCTTCACGCTGACCAACACGGGTTCGCGCGGCGCGCTCTTCGACACGCCGGTCGTGTTCCTGCCGCAGTCCGCGATCCTCGGCACGGGCGTCGTCATCAAGCGCCCCGGCGTCGTCTCGGTCGACGGCAAGGACGCGATCTCGGTGCGCTCCTACGTGTACCTCGCCCTGTCGTACGACCACCGCATCGTCGACGGCGCCGACGCCGCCCGCTTCCTCGGCGCGGTCAAGGCGCGCCTGGAGGCGGCGGACTTCGCCGCGCAGCTGGGGATCTGA
- a CDS encoding proteasome assembly chaperone family protein, whose translation MPVSGPLYERVASAPHVPAGLPLVITMTGFTDAGSAVSRMVEYFREELEPAPVVVFSADILLDYRARRPIITFDGDHLTDFRPPRLELSLVHDSLGQPFLLLHGFEPDFAWEAFAETVVGFAEGLEVSSVTWVHAISMPVPHTRPLGTTVSGTRSDLTQAHSVWQPHTQVPATAGHLLEYRFAQSGARVAGFVLLVPHYLGDTEYAAAAIVGLDSVSVATGLVFDSDELRDENREYLEKVDAQVAASQELTAMLRGLEERYDAYMAGSTLGQPIIHTGDLPSAEELAAELERFLATRKPGDDDRPTLG comes from the coding sequence ATGCCCGTGTCCGGACCCTTGTACGAGCGTGTCGCGAGCGCACCCCATGTGCCCGCGGGTCTCCCGCTGGTCATCACGATGACCGGATTCACCGACGCGGGATCCGCGGTCTCGCGCATGGTGGAGTACTTCCGCGAGGAGCTCGAGCCCGCACCCGTCGTCGTCTTCTCGGCCGACATCCTCCTCGACTACCGGGCACGGCGGCCGATCATCACGTTCGACGGCGACCACCTGACCGACTTCCGCCCTCCGCGCCTGGAGCTCTCCCTCGTCCACGACTCCCTCGGGCAGCCCTTCCTGCTCCTGCACGGCTTCGAGCCCGACTTCGCGTGGGAGGCGTTCGCCGAGACGGTGGTCGGGTTCGCCGAGGGGCTGGAGGTCTCCAGCGTCACGTGGGTGCACGCGATCTCCATGCCGGTGCCGCACACGCGTCCGCTCGGCACGACGGTGAGCGGCACGCGCTCCGATCTCACGCAGGCGCACTCGGTGTGGCAGCCGCACACGCAGGTGCCCGCGACCGCGGGCCACCTGCTGGAGTACCGGTTCGCCCAGTCGGGGGCGCGGGTCGCGGGCTTCGTGCTGCTCGTGCCGCACTACCTCGGCGACACGGAGTACGCCGCGGCGGCGATCGTGGGCCTCGACAGCGTCTCGGTCGCCACCGGGCTCGTCTTCGACAGCGACGAGCTGCGCGACGAGAACCGCGAGTACCTGGAGAAGGTCGACGCGCAGGTGGCGGCGAGCCAGGAGCTGACCGCGATGCTCCGCGGCCTCGAGGAGCGCTACGACGCCTACATGGCCGGCTCCACGCTGGGCCAGCCCATCATCCACACCGGCGACCTGCCGAGCGCCGAGGAGCTGGCGGCGGAGCTGGAGCGCTTCCTCGCGACGCGCAAGCCCGGCGACGACGACCGCCCCACGCTCGGCTGA
- a CDS encoding RNA polymerase sigma factor, producing MTSGTKTTRTRAAQDTDESIVEEPSGAKKTAAAKKPAAAGATARTSAAKKASSGRAAGKGSRKASSDDDVDENEDIDAEDLEDVAVDDDSDGDAPASGGKKDDEDDDEDDAPAKPAFSEPLPTGAIVISSSDEDDVPVYSTQITGATADPVKDYLKQIGKVPLLNAAEEVELAMRIEAGLFAEEKLSHMTASEKSGQLGLDLQWVARDGQRAKSHLLGANLRLVVSLAKRYTGRGMQFLDLIQEGNLGLIRAVEKFDYTKGFKFSTYATWWIRQAITRAMADQARTIRIPVHMVEVINKLARVQRQMLQDLGREPTPEELSRELDMTPEKVVEVQKYGREPISLHTPLGEDGDSEFGDLIEDTEAVVPADAVGFTMLQRQLESLLDSLSEREAGVIRMRFGLGDGQPKTLDQIGDTFGVTRERIRQIESKTMAKLRHPSRSQSLRDYLE from the coding sequence GTGACGTCAGGCACGAAGACCACCCGCACCCGCGCGGCGCAGGACACCGACGAGTCGATCGTCGAGGAGCCGAGCGGCGCGAAGAAGACCGCCGCGGCCAAGAAGCCCGCGGCGGCGGGGGCGACGGCGCGCACGTCTGCGGCGAAGAAGGCCTCCTCGGGCCGTGCCGCGGGCAAGGGCTCTCGAAAGGCGTCGTCGGACGACGACGTCGACGAGAACGAGGACATCGACGCCGAGGACCTCGAGGATGTCGCGGTCGACGACGACAGCGACGGCGACGCGCCCGCGTCCGGCGGCAAGAAGGACGACGAGGACGACGACGAGGACGACGCTCCCGCCAAGCCCGCGTTCAGCGAGCCGCTGCCGACGGGCGCCATCGTCATCTCCTCCAGCGACGAGGACGACGTCCCCGTCTACTCGACGCAGATCACGGGCGCCACGGCCGACCCGGTCAAGGACTACCTGAAGCAGATCGGCAAGGTCCCGCTCCTGAACGCGGCCGAAGAGGTCGAGCTCGCTATGCGCATCGAGGCCGGGCTGTTCGCCGAGGAGAAGCTGTCGCACATGACGGCCTCCGAGAAGTCCGGCCAGCTGGGCCTCGACCTGCAGTGGGTCGCGCGCGACGGCCAGCGCGCCAAGAGCCACCTGCTCGGCGCGAACCTGCGCCTCGTCGTGTCGCTGGCCAAGCGCTACACGGGTCGCGGCATGCAGTTCCTCGACCTCATCCAGGAGGGCAACCTGGGCCTGATCCGTGCGGTCGAGAAGTTCGACTACACGAAGGGCTTCAAGTTCTCCACGTACGCGACCTGGTGGATCCGCCAGGCGATCACGCGCGCCATGGCGGACCAGGCGCGCACGATCCGCATCCCCGTGCACATGGTCGAGGTCATCAACAAGCTGGCGCGCGTCCAGCGCCAGATGCTGCAGGACCTCGGTCGCGAGCCCACGCCCGAAGAGCTGTCCCGCGAGCTGGACATGACGCCCGAGAAGGTCGTCGAGGTGCAGAAGTACGGCCGTGAGCCGATCTCGCTGCACACGCCGCTCGGCGAGGACGGCGACAGCGAGTTCGGCGACCTCATCGAGGACACCGAGGCCGTGGTCCCCGCCGACGCCGTCGGCTTCACGATGCTGCAGCGTCAGCTGGAGTCGCTGCTCGACTCGCTCAGCGAGCGCGAGGCGGGCGTCATCCGCATGCGCTTCGGCCTCGGCGACGGACAGCCCAAGACGCTCGACCAGATCGGCGACACGTTCGGCGTGACGCGCGAGCGCATCCGGCAGATCGAGTCCAAGACGATGGCCAAGCTGCGGCATCCGTCGCGCTCCCAGTCGCTGCGCGACTACCTGGAGTGA
- a CDS encoding DUF4191 family protein produces the protein MSPRSSSPEKRPGFFRQIGSLFTFTREIYPWLPWVLAGIVVLGVGLGLLVGFLVPPVAIWSVILWAISGLMFGVLGGMILLTRLATTAMYKKIDGVPGATGHVLSTGLGRAWVASDMPVGVNPKTQDAVYRVVGRGGVVVVGEGARGRLSRLINDERVKVQRVASGVHIEVLYVGHGEGEVPLPKLAKTIKKLPKQLDRATMAAVVKRIDSVSQSLTSLPIPKGIDPTKVRAPRPR, from the coding sequence ATGTCGCCGCGCAGTTCCTCCCCCGAGAAGCGTCCCGGATTCTTCCGTCAGATCGGATCGCTGTTCACGTTCACCCGGGAGATCTACCCGTGGCTGCCGTGGGTGCTCGCGGGAATCGTCGTCCTGGGCGTCGGCCTCGGCCTGCTCGTCGGGTTCCTGGTGCCGCCGGTCGCGATCTGGAGCGTCATCCTCTGGGCGATCTCGGGCCTGATGTTCGGCGTGCTCGGCGGCATGATCCTGCTGACCCGCCTGGCCACGACCGCGATGTACAAGAAGATCGACGGCGTGCCGGGCGCCACGGGGCACGTGCTCTCGACGGGGCTCGGCCGCGCCTGGGTGGCCTCCGACATGCCCGTCGGCGTCAACCCCAAGACGCAGGACGCCGTGTACCGCGTCGTGGGGCGCGGCGGCGTCGTCGTCGTGGGCGAGGGTGCGCGCGGCCGGCTGTCGCGGCTCATCAACGACGAGCGCGTCAAGGTGCAGCGCGTCGCCTCCGGCGTGCACATCGAGGTGCTCTACGTGGGACACGGCGAGGGCGAGGTGCCGCTGCCGAAGCTCGCGAAGACGATCAAGAAGCTGCCGAAGCAACTCGACCGGGCAACGATGGCGGCCGTCGTCAAGCGCATCGACTCCGTGTCGCAGTCGCTCACGTCGCTGCCGATCCCGAAGGGCATCGACCCCACCAAGGTGCGGGCGCCGCGCCCGCGCTGA
- the ectB gene encoding diaminobutyrate--2-oxoglutarate transaminase, with the protein MALSGKSRRKAETVDLSVFSALESEVRSYVRAFPTVFDSARGSILTDVDGREYIDFFCGAGSLNYGHNNPLIKTHVIDYLASDKIQQGMDMATSAKGRFLELFRDVVLEPRGLDYKVQFTGPTGANAVEAAFKLARLATGRRTVVAFTHGYHGLSLGALAATANSWFRDASGAPLNDVVFHPFDGYYGPDIDTVAMLRTLIEDPSSGLDLPAAVIVEPVQGEGGVNVASAPWLRALRELCTEHGIVLIADEIQIGVGRSGDFFGFEQAGIAPDMVTLSKSISGYGFPMSLLLIRPDLDVWKPAMHTGTFRGNSVAFVGAAAALEHFWADPGFAAGIAHRSEIVVARLQRIAERHPGAFSVRGRGLLQGLAGVDREVARRISRESFSRGLIVETAGAHDEVLKLMPALVGDDETLQRGFDIIDEAVEAAVAS; encoded by the coding sequence ATGGCGCTGAGCGGGAAATCCAGAAGAAAGGCCGAAACCGTGGATCTGTCCGTTTTCTCTGCACTGGAATCCGAGGTACGGAGCTACGTCCGCGCGTTTCCCACCGTGTTCGACTCCGCTCGCGGCTCGATCCTCACGGACGTCGACGGACGCGAGTACATCGACTTCTTCTGCGGTGCCGGCTCGCTGAACTACGGGCACAACAACCCGCTGATCAAGACGCACGTCATCGACTACCTCGCGTCGGACAAGATCCAGCAGGGCATGGACATGGCCACGAGCGCCAAGGGCCGCTTCCTCGAGCTGTTCCGCGACGTCGTCCTCGAGCCGCGCGGTCTCGACTACAAGGTGCAGTTCACGGGACCGACGGGCGCCAACGCCGTCGAGGCCGCGTTCAAGCTCGCGCGCCTCGCGACCGGACGCCGCACCGTCGTCGCCTTCACGCACGGCTATCACGGCCTCTCGCTCGGCGCGCTCGCGGCGACGGCGAACTCCTGGTTCCGCGACGCGTCGGGCGCCCCGCTCAACGACGTGGTCTTCCACCCGTTCGACGGCTACTACGGTCCCGACATCGACACGGTCGCCATGCTGCGCACGCTGATCGAGGACCCCTCGAGCGGCCTCGACCTGCCCGCGGCGGTCATCGTCGAACCCGTGCAGGGCGAGGGCGGCGTCAATGTCGCGAGCGCGCCCTGGCTGCGCGCTCTGCGAGAGCTGTGCACCGAGCACGGCATCGTGCTCATCGCCGACGAGATCCAGATCGGCGTCGGCCGCTCCGGCGACTTCTTCGGATTCGAGCAGGCGGGCATCGCCCCCGACATGGTCACGCTCTCGAAGTCGATCTCGGGCTACGGGTTCCCGATGTCGCTGCTGCTCATCCGGCCCGACCTCGACGTCTGGAAGCCCGCGATGCACACGGGGACCTTCCGCGGCAACTCGGTGGCCTTCGTCGGCGCCGCCGCCGCGCTCGAGCACTTCTGGGCCGACCCGGGCTTCGCGGCCGGCATCGCGCATCGCTCCGAGATCGTCGTGGCCCGCCTGCAACGGATCGCCGAGCGTCACCCGGGCGCCTTCTCGGTGCGCGGACGAGGCCTGCTGCAGGGTCTCGCGGGCGTCGATCGCGAGGTGGCGCGCCGCATCTCGCGCGAGTCGTTCTCGCGCGGCCTGATCGTCGAGACGGCCGGCGCCCACGACGAGGTGCTCAAGCTCATGCCCGCCCTCGTGGGCGATGACGAGACGCTGCAGCGCGGATTCGACATCATCGACGAGGCCGTCGAGGCGGCGGTCGCATCGTGA
- a CDS encoding RDD family protein — MSVADGESSYPGERLGLPVSGPNSIARPGRRIAALVIDWAAAVVISIAFFSYDSFATLLIFVVVQIVFIPTVGGSPGHRLLGMRVVRLDGAWPGLWRPVVRTALLALVIPAVIWDPDQRGLHDKAAGTILLRTS; from the coding sequence GTGAGCGTAGCGGACGGTGAGAGCTCTTATCCGGGCGAGCGGCTGGGTCTGCCCGTGTCGGGCCCGAACAGCATCGCGCGGCCGGGTCGCCGCATCGCGGCGCTCGTGATCGACTGGGCCGCGGCGGTCGTGATCTCGATCGCGTTCTTCTCGTACGACTCGTTCGCGACGCTGCTGATCTTCGTGGTCGTGCAGATCGTGTTCATCCCGACCGTGGGCGGCAGCCCGGGGCACCGCCTGCTGGGCATGCGGGTCGTGCGTCTCGACGGCGCCTGGCCGGGGCTCTGGCGCCCCGTCGTGCGCACGGCGCTGCTCGCGCTCGTGATCCCCGCCGTGATCTGGGACCCGGATCAGCGCGGGCTGCACGACAAGGCCGCCGGCACCATCCTGCTGCGCACCTCGTAG